The window NNNNNNNNNNNNNNNNacagagagagagagagacacagagagagagagagatacagagagagagacacagagagagacagagagagagacacacagagagagagagacacacagagagagagagacacagaaagaaagaaagaaagaaagaaagaaagaaagaaagaaagaaagaaagaaagaaagaaagaaagaaagaaagaaagaaagaaagaagctccttgtggagttcctcagggctccGTTCTCACCAATCTGATTATTACACAGCAACCAGCTGATGTCATAAAGAGCAACAAGCTCTGTGACGCCTTcatgttgccatggaaacatttcagcttgatattcatcaatatttccaATGTGAAAGAAGAGCCAATCAGGCGGCTGCAGCCGTTCACCGACtgaaaccaggaagtggacGAAGCTTCCACTTCCTGGTTCGCTGCCCCACCTCGCAGCCTGCTTTAGGTCGGGTTCATCtgtgaaggtcagaggtcacccgTTCTCACCTTCCGAGTTGGAATAAACGGACGTTTTGTCTGCAAACACCAGAAACCCACCAGCGTTGCCTGTTTGGACGTCTGCGTTGCCAGGTTGACTGGCTCCCTCTCCAGAGCCTGCAGCATCCGGAACATGTCGACGGTCAACTCGCTGAACTtcacctgcagggggcagcaggtCAAACTGAGCTCAAACTCACAAACACAGTCGACAAACAGGACGTTTATCCCCATCTCCGCTCCGTCACTCCTGCTGCGGAGCTTTAAACGGAGTCGGACCACTTCGGAAAGCTGTTCCCAGTGTGGCTCTGGGCCCGGAGCGGGGTCAGGCGGGTCAGAACCTGGTTGTTGCAGTTGCCAACGATCAGCGCGTCGGCGAGGACCAGCTGGCCGACCACCATGCCCTGCTCCAGCGGGGGGACGCTGCCGTCCTGCAGCCGGTTGCTGGTCACCAGCACCGAGTTGTTGTCGTTCAGAACCACGGCCGGGTCGGCCTGTTCACACGCACACAGAACACAAAGGGTGAACCCGACCGAGCCCGGACGGTCAGAGGCCAGCCGGGGTCGGAGGTTACCTCGATGAAAGCTGCCACTTCCTGCAGGACCAGGTTCCACTCCAGCTGGTCCTCCGTGTTGAAGCGCTGGGTGTAGTCTTCGATCTCCTCCGACAGCTCCTGCAGACGGACCAGAGTTAGAGAACCCGAGAGCGGAACCACAGACCGGGGTCGCACTCTGACACCATCAGCGTCCGGACCTTCACcagaactttgactaggtcCATCTTGTTGAGCAGTAAACACACGACGATGTAGCGAGCGTAGTAGCGGAGCTTCTTCACCACCAGCTCAGGCCTGTTAAAGACAGTCCATCAGAGCTACAGCAGACGGGACGCggcggaccggaccggaccggccGGGCCTGACCTGTCCTCCTTGTTGACCTGGTAGTAGTAGGAGCGCTGGCGGATGGCCGAGTAGAAGGAGAAGGCTTCGTTCAGGTAGCTGGTCTCTGAGGTCCggaggctgcaggaggagaaacgTCAACAGCTGATCCGCTAACGCGCTAGCAGCTAGGCTAATTCTTCATTTAGCGCCTTGCTAACCTTGAAATCATTTAGCTTCCCCTACTTTAATTTAACCTAGAACATGAAATGATGTAGAAATTAAATTGGTGAGCGAGGATTGGACTTTCTCCAGGGCAGCTGTGGTGTGAACTGAAgctagcgctttagcattagcttccactaaatgcTGTGTTGGTGTACTGTTTAGCGTTAGCATAGCCAGCTTTGTAGCCAGCGGTGCTCTGCTGGTTCCCATGGTCGTCTTTGTTCCACTGTCAGACTTTGGGCCATGAACACAACACTGGTTTCATGAAGACGCCCAGTTTACCTCTAGTGGTTATACTGGAAGTAAAGGGTCCAGCCACggagccctgaggaactccTGGATTCTCCCAACCCGTTCCTGACCGGAGCGTCTCCAGACTCACTAGTAGTGGTAGTAGAGCTGTCCGATCTTGGAGGCAACCTCTCCGATCTGCCATCTCTTCAAGCCGTACCTGGAATCCAGAACCTGCCTGTCGACAAACAAGCAACCCGTGACCTGAGGGAGAGACTGGATCCGACTGGATCCGGCTGGATCCGACTGGATGCGGCTGGATCCGACTGGATCTGGCTGGATGCGGCTGGATGCAGCTGGATGCGGCTGGATCCGACTGGATCCGACTGGATGCAGCTGGATCCGACTGGATGCGGCTGGATCCGGCTGGATCCGACTGGATCCGNNNNNNNNNNNNNNNNNNNNNNNNNNNNNNNNNNNNNNNNNNNNNNNNNNNNNNNNNNNNNNNNNNNNNNNNNNNNNNNNNNNNNNNNNNNNNNNNNNNNNNNNNNNNNNNNNNNNNNNNNNNNNNNNNNNNNNNNNNNNNNNNNNNNNNNNNNNNNNNNNNNNNNNNNNNNNNNNNNNNNNNNNNNNNNNNNNNNNNNNNNNNNNNNNNNNNNNNNNNNNNNNNNNNNNNNNNNNNNNNNNNNNNNNNNNNNNNNNNNNNNNNNNNNNNNNNNNNNNNNNNNNNNNNNNNNNNNNNNNNNNNNNNNNNNNNNNNNNNNNNNNNNNNNNNNNNNNNNNNNNNNNNNNNNNNNNNNNNNNNNNNNNNNNNNNNNNNNNNNNNNNNNNNNNNNNNNNNNNNNNNNNNNNNNNNNNNNNNNNNNNNNNNNNNNNNNNNNNNNNNNNNNNNNNNNNNNNNNNNNNNNNNNNNNNNNNNNNNNNNNNNNNNNNNNNNNNNNNNNNNNNNNNNNNNNNNNNNNNNNNNNNNNNNNNNNNNNNNNNNNNNNNNNNNNNNNNNNNNNNNNNNNNNNNNNNNNNNNNNNNNNNNNNNNNNNNNNNNNNNNNNNNNNNNNNNNNNNNNNNNNNNNNNNNNNNNNNNNNNNNNNNNNNNNNNNNNNNNNNNNNNNNNNNNNNNNNNNNNNNNNNNNNNNNNNNNNNNNNNNNNNNNNNNNNNNNNNNNNNNNNNNNNNNNNNNNNNNNNNNNNNNNNNNNNNNNNNNNNNNNNNNNNNNNNNNNNNNNNNNNNNNNNNNNNNNNNNNNNNNNNNNNNNNNNNNNNNNNNNNNNNNNNNNNNNNNNNNNNNNNNNNNNNNNNNNNNNNNNNNNNNNNNNNNNNNNNNNNNNNNNNNNNNNNNNNNNNNNNNNNNNNNNNNNNNNNNNNNNNNNNNNNNNNNNNNNNNNNNNNNNNNNNNNNNNNNNNNNNNNNNNNNNNNNNNNNNNNNNNNNNNNNNNNNNNNNNNNNNNNNNNNNNNNNNNNNNNNNNNNNNNNNNNNNNNNNNNNNNNNNNNNNNNNNNNNNNNNNNNNNNNNNNNNNNNNNNNNNNNNNNNNNNNNNNNNNNNNNNNNNNNNNNNNNNNNNNNNNNNNNNNNNNNNNNNNNNNNNNNNNNNNNNNNNNNNNNNNNNNNNNNNNNNNNNNNNNNNNNNNNNNNNNNNNNNNNNNNNNNNNNNNNNNNNNNNNNNNNNNNNNNNNNNNNNNNNNNNNNNNNNNNNNNNNNNNNNNNNNNNNNNNNNNNNNNNNNNNNNNNNNNNNNNNNNNNNNNNNNNNNNNNNNNNNNNNNNNNNNNNNNNNNNNNNNNNNNNNNNNNNNNNNNNNNNNNNNNNNNNNNNNNNNNNNNNNNNNNNNNNNNNNNNNNNNNNNNNNNNNNNNNNNNNNNNNNNNNNNNNNNNNNNNNNNNNNNNNNNNNNNNNNNNNNNNNNNNNNNNNNNNNNNNNNNNNNNNNNNNNNNNNNNNNNNNNNNNNNNNNNNNNNNNNNNNNNNNNNNNNNNNNNNNNNNNNNNNNNNNNNNNNNNNNNNNNNNNNNNNNNNNNNNNNNNNNNNNNNNNNNNNNNNNNNNNNNNNNNNNNNNNNNNNNNNNNNNNNNNNNNNNNNNNNNNNNNNNNNNNNNNNNNNNNNNNNNNNNNNNNNNNNNNNNNNNNNNNNNNNNNNNNNNNNNNNNNNNNNNNNNNNNNNNNNNNNNNNNNNNNNNNNNNNNNNNNNNNNNNNNNNNNNNNNNNNNNNNNNNNNNNNNNNNNNNNNNNNNNNNNNNNNNNNNNNNNNNNNNNNNNNNNNNNNNNNNNNNNNNNNNNNNNNNNNNNNNNNNNNNNNNNNNNNNNNNNNNNNNNNNNNNNNNNNNNNNNNNNNNNNNNNNNNNNNNNNNNNNNNNNNNNNNNNNNNNNNNNNNNNNNNNNNNNNNNNNNNNNNNNNNNNNNNNNNNNNNNNNNNNNNNNNNNNNNNNNNNNNNNNNNNNNNNNNNNNNNNNNNNNNNNNNNNNNNNNNNNNNNNNNNNNNNNNNNNNNNNNNNNNNNNNNNNNNNNNNNNNNNNNNNNNNNNNNNNNNNNNNNNNNNNNNNNNNNNNNNNNNNNNNNNNNNNNNNNNNNNNNNNNNNNNNNNNNNNNNNNNNNNNNNNNNNNNNNNNNNNNNNNNNNNNNNNNNNNNNNNNNNNNNNNNNNNNNNNNNNNNNNNNNNNNNNNNNNNNNNNNNNNNNNNNNNNNNNNNNNNNNNNNNNNNNNNNNNNNNNNNNNNNNNNNNNNNNNNNNNNNNNNNNNNNNNNNNNNNNNNNNNNNNNNNNNNNNNNNNNNNNNNNNNNNNNNNNNNNNNNNNNNNNNNNNNNNNNNNNNNNNNNNNNNNNNNNNNNNNNNNNNNNNNNNNNNNNNNNNNNNNNNNNNNNNNNNGTAGGGAACGATGTAGGGAACAACGTAGGGAAGGGAGTAGGGAACGATGTAGGGAACAACACAGGGAACGGCGTAGGGAACGCTGCAGCGTCCTCGTGCGGTTCTGTCGGATCTTGGTTCCCTCAGGTCCAGAATAAACTAAGTTCCCACTTTATGGGAAGGGAACGGGAGCAGGCGGCGCCAGGCTGCCAGGATTCAGATCGGAGCGCCGCAGCTCCTCTCTCCACTCCGGAGGGAATCCTACTCCACTTTCCGCTGCGGCTCATTGACGTTTCTGCTCAGCTCCCTGGAGGCcgag of the Poecilia reticulata strain Guanapo linkage group LG12, Guppy_female_1.0+MT, whole genome shotgun sequence genome contains:
- the scai gene encoding protein SCAI; protein product: MTGAEAEDDIPLGERKTVTDFCYLLDKSKQLFNGLRYVQRPEPPAPTHRGHNGLVKVQTSASRELSRNVNEPQRKVDRIQPDPAASSRIQLHPVGSSRIQPHPAASSRIQPDPVGSSRIQSDPAGSSRIQSLPQVTGCLFVDRQVLDSRYGLKRWQIGEVASKIGQLYYHYYLRTSETSYLNEAFSFYSAIRQRSYYYQVNKEDRPELVVKKLRYYARYIVVCLLLNKMDLVKVLVKELSEEIEDYTQRFNTEDQLEWNLVLQEVAAFIEADPAVVLNDNNSVLVTSNRLQDGSVPPLEQGMVVGQLVLADALIVGNCNNQVKFSELTVDMFRMLQALEREPVNLATQTSKQATLVGFWCLQTKRPFIPTRKVRTGDLCWFCLGPFTPAGPYDFGGVLTNTNRDVVNGETVQKRNQAQKEMHCLHPGDLFPFTRKPLFVIVDSSNSTAYKNFSNLFGQPLVCLLSPTVYPKSVQDQSQRGSLFTLFLYSPLLGFSSVCGLSSVRRGLWERAQDFLRKVFRDIGQMLTRSRSIDQAFLQFFGDEFLRLLLIRFVFCSAALRLHKLFRESRSFPESYPELPKQDTVESGLLQKQVLELAAMLDVQSLFWDDSLESY